From a region of the Helianthus annuus cultivar XRQ/B chromosome 5, HanXRQr2.0-SUNRISE, whole genome shotgun sequence genome:
- the LOC110940830 gene encoding glutamate dehydrogenase 2, with amino-acid sequence MRENPPIFPTSPSLLHSLLKIFINNRITPNILHPNNNLPFHTQSPFTMNALAATNRNFRHAARLLSLDSKVETSLLIPYREIKVECTIPKDDGTLTSFVGFRVQHDNSRGPMKGGIRYHPEVEHGEVNALAQLMTWKTAVVNVPYGGAKGGIGCSPKELSTSELERLTRVFTQKIHDLIGVNTDIPAPDMGTNGQTMAWILDEYSKFHGYSPAIVTGKPLDLGGSLGREAATGRGVVYATEALLGEHGKSINGLTFAIQGFGNVGSWVARLIHERGGKIVAVSDVTGAVKNPNGIDIPALLEHKEKTGSLSSFDGGDIMDADELLVHECDVLIPCALGGVLNRENAGDVKAKFIIEAANHPTDPEADEILSKKGVIILPDIYANAGGVTVSYFEWVQNMQAFMWNEEKVNQELKKYMTKAFHSIKTMCRTHECNLRMGAFTLGVSRVARSTVLRGWEA; translated from the exons ATGCGTGAAAACCCACCCATATTTCCAACTTCTCCgtctcttcttcattctctcctGAAAATCTTCATCAATAACCGCATTACTCCAAACATTCTGCACCCAAACAACAATCTCCCTTTTCACACACAATCACCATTCACGATGAATGCTCTCGCTGCAACAAACCGGAACTTCCGTCATGCTGCACGTCTCCTCAGTTTAGATTCAAAGGTTGAAACGAGTTTGTTGATTCCCTACAGAGAGATCAAG GTGGAGTGTACGATACCAAAGGATGACGGAACGTTGACGTCGTTTGTTGGATTTAGAGTTCAACATGATAATTCTCGTGGTCCAATGAAAGGAGGAATTCGTTATCATCCGGAG GTTGAACACGGAGAGGTAAATGCATTGGCTCAACTAATGACCTGGAAGACTGCGGTGGTCAATGTTCCTTACGGTGGAGCCAAAGGTGGAATCGGATGCTCACCAAAGGAGTTATCTACGAGTGAGCTTGAACGACTTACCCGTGTCTTCACACAAAAGATTCATGATCTTATTGGAGTAAACACCGACATTCCCGCACCAGATATGGGTACCAATGGCCAG ACCATGGCTTGGATTTTGGACGAGTACTCGAAATTCCATGGTTACTCGCCGGCTATTGTTACCGGAAAGCCACTA GATCTTGGAGGATCGCTGGGACGAGAGGCTGCAACGGGTCGTGGTGTCGTTTATGCCACTGAAGCGTTACTTGGCGAACATGGGAAGTCAATCAATGGTTTGACTTTTGCTATTCAG GGGTTTGGCAATGTGGGATCTTGGGTAGCTAGGCTGATTCATGAAAGGGGTGGTAAGATAGTTGCAGTGAGTGATGTTACTGGAGCTGTAAAGAACCCGAATGGTATTGATATACCTGCGTTGCTTGAGCATAAAGAGAAAACTGGGAGCTTAAGTAGTTTTGACGGTGGAGATATAATGGATGCAGATGAATTGCTTGTTCATGAATGTGATGTACTTATACCATGTGCCTTGGGTGGAGTTCTTAACAG AGAAAATGCAGGCGATGTTAAAGCCAAGTTCATCATAGAAGCAGCAAATCACCCTACTGATCCTGAAGCAGACGAG ATTCTGTCAAAGAAAGGAGTTATAATTCTTCCTGATATATATGCCAATGCTGGAGGAGTGACCGTTAGCTACTTTGAGTGGGTGCAG AACATGCAAGCGTTTATGTGGAACGAGGAGAAGGTGAACCAAGAGTTGAAGAAATACATGACAAAAGCTTTTCATAGCATAAAGACCATGTGCCGAACCCATGAGTGCAACCTTCGGATGGGCGCCTTCACATTGGGGGTCAGTCGAGTTGCGCGTTCTACCGTCTTAAGAGGATGGGAGGCTTGA